In one window of Romboutsia hominis DNA:
- the dapG gene encoding aspartate kinase gives MEILVQKFGGTSVGSYEKMNEVCKIIKAYKETYKDLKLVVVVSAMGRKGSPYATDTLISLLSEINDQPNKRELDMIMSCGEIISGTVLTNMLQVRNIKATFLTGYQAGIITTNNFSDAKILDINTERILKELNDNNVVVIAGFQGKTEDGEITTLGRGGSDTSAVAIGKALNCSRVEIYTDVDGIMTADPRIEPDAKVLDCIDYEEVFQMAEKGAKVIHPRAVSLARSANITLSIKNTLNPEFAGTRICTECQREYMEYEVKNSLMTAVAHKDKVAQVKIKASEDDFTNILNDIEKENISIDMINFFIEEKAFVVEEEYIEQLENILKKSNIEYSIRKNCAKVTLIGAKINGIPGVMSRLVKALSKENIPLLQTSDSSMTISCLVDSNDISKSVHAIHNEFHLN, from the coding sequence ATGGAAATCTTAGTTCAAAAATTTGGTGGTACATCAGTTGGATCTTACGAAAAAATGAATGAGGTATGCAAAATAATAAAAGCATATAAAGAAACTTATAAGGATTTAAAGCTAGTTGTAGTAGTATCAGCTATGGGAAGAAAGGGTTCACCATATGCAACAGATACATTAATTTCTTTATTAAGTGAAATAAACGATCAACCAAACAAAAGAGAACTAGATATGATAATGAGCTGTGGCGAAATAATATCAGGAACTGTACTTACAAACATGTTACAGGTTAGAAATATAAAGGCTACTTTCTTGACAGGATATCAAGCTGGAATAATAACAACTAATAATTTTTCAGATGCAAAAATATTAGATATAAATACAGAAAGAATATTAAAAGAGTTAAATGATAACAATGTAGTAGTAATAGCTGGATTCCAAGGTAAAACAGAAGATGGAGAAATAACAACACTAGGAAGAGGGGGTAGTGATACATCGGCTGTTGCAATAGGCAAAGCATTAAATTGTTCTAGGGTTGAGATATATACAGATGTAGATGGAATAATGACAGCAGACCCAAGAATAGAACCTGATGCTAAGGTATTAGATTGTATAGATTATGAAGAAGTATTTCAAATGGCAGAAAAAGGAGCTAAAGTTATACATCCAAGAGCAGTATCTCTTGCAAGGAGTGCAAATATAACACTTTCAATAAAAAATACATTAAATCCAGAGTTTGCAGGAACTAGAATATGTACAGAGTGCCAAAGGGAATATATGGAGTATGAAGTAAAAAATAGCCTAATGACAGCTGTAGCTCACAAGGATAAAGTAGCACAAGTTAAAATAAAAGCAAGTGAAGATGATTTTACAAATATATTAAATGATATAGAAAAAGAAAACATAAGTATAGATATGATAAACTTTTTTATAGAAGAAAAAGCATTTGTAGTAGAAGAAGAGTATATAGAACAACTTGAAAATATACTTAAAAAATCAAATATAGAATATTCCATAAGAAAAAATTGTGCAAAAGTAACTTTAATAGGTGCTAAGATAAATGGCATACCAGGAGTTATGTCAAGATTAGTAAAAGCTTTATCAAAAGAAAATATACCATTACTTCAAACATCTGATTCTAGTATGACAATATCTTGTTTAGTAGATAGTAATGATATATCAAAGTCAGTGCATGCAATTCATAATGAATTTCACTTAAATTAA
- a CDS encoding YlmC/YmxH family sporulation protein — MNLSEIAGKEIVNLVTGERLGVIGECDMIIDETTGEILALLIPREKGFFGIRKDKSVLEVPWRNVRKIGNDMIIIEYDGIY; from the coding sequence ATGAATTTATCTGAAATAGCAGGTAAAGAAATAGTAAATCTAGTTACAGGAGAAAGATTAGGTGTAATTGGAGAGTGTGACATGATAATAGATGAAACTACAGGAGAGATACTAGCATTATTAATACCAAGGGAAAAAGGATTCTTTGGTATTAGAAAGGATAAATCAGTACTTGAAGTACCTTGGAGAAATGTTAGAAAAATAGGAAATGATATGATAATAATTGAATATGACGGAATATACTAG
- a CDS encoding M16 family metallopeptidase, protein MYKTHVLDNGLTIIGEEIPYLKSIALGVWINAGSRIEDEKISGISHFIEHMLFKGTKNRTSKDIANEIDNLGGQINAFTSKECTCYYVKLLDSHINKGIDILSDMMLNPLFNQTDIDKERLVILEELKMYEDSPEDLAYDLLSEGIYKGHSLGYNIIGTEKSLFDINKKEIEEYFGNYYVPNNSVISICGNFNFEEIVKEIEDKFKSWNKKEVDINFTKADFKNTYITKNKDTEQVNLAIGLEAIASEETEEAYALAIINTIFGGSISSRLFQKIREEEGLVYSIYSSQSLYRQCGELGIFASMSNENLEEVYNLVIEEIKDLKNNYLSDEEIRLTKEQLKGSYMLGLESTSSRMMAIGKAMLLNKKVRNSDEILKSIDNIDRETIKKVIDKVFNLDKIGVCIVGRDVENIKL, encoded by the coding sequence ATGTATAAAACACACGTATTAGATAATGGACTAACAATAATAGGTGAAGAGATACCTTATTTAAAGTCTATTGCACTAGGGGTATGGATAAACGCAGGTTCAAGAATAGAGGATGAGAAAATAAGTGGTATATCTCACTTTATAGAACATATGCTATTTAAAGGCACTAAAAATAGAACTTCAAAAGATATTGCAAATGAGATAGATAATTTAGGTGGACAAATAAATGCTTTTACAAGCAAAGAATGTACATGTTATTACGTTAAATTATTAGATTCTCATATAAATAAAGGAATAGACATATTAAGTGATATGATGTTAAATCCACTGTTTAATCAAACTGATATAGATAAAGAAAGATTAGTAATACTTGAAGAATTAAAGATGTATGAAGATTCTCCAGAAGATTTAGCTTATGACTTATTGAGTGAAGGAATATATAAAGGGCATTCTTTAGGATACAACATAATAGGGACAGAAAAGTCTTTATTTGATATAAACAAAAAAGAAATAGAAGAGTATTTTGGCAATTATTATGTACCTAATAATTCAGTAATATCTATATGTGGAAACTTTAATTTTGAAGAAATAGTAAAAGAAATAGAAGATAAGTTTAAATCATGGAATAAAAAAGAAGTAGATATAAACTTTACTAAGGCAGATTTTAAAAATACTTATATAACGAAAAATAAAGATACTGAACAAGTTAATCTAGCAATTGGTTTAGAAGCTATAGCATCTGAAGAAACAGAAGAAGCCTATGCATTAGCTATAATAAACACTATATTTGGAGGAAGCATTAGTTCTAGGCTATTCCAAAAGATAAGAGAAGAAGAGGGATTAGTTTATTCAATATATTCATCTCAAAGTTTATATAGACAATGTGGAGAGTTAGGAATATTTGCTAGTATGAGTAACGAAAATCTAGAAGAAGTATATAATTTAGTTATAGAGGAAATAAAAGATCTTAAAAACAATTACCTAAGTGATGAAGAGATAAGATTAACTAAAGAACAATTAAAGGGAAGTTATATGCTAGGTCTAGAAAGTACAAGTAGCAGAATGATGGCAATAGGTAAGGCAATGCTACTAAATAAAAAGGTAAGAAATAGTGATGAAATATTAAAATCTATAGATAATATAGATAGAGAAACTATAAAAAAGGTAATAGATAAAGTATTTAATTTAGATAAAATAGGAGTATGTATAGTTGGTAGAGATGTAGAAAACATAAAGCTATAA
- a CDS encoding polysaccharide deacetylase family protein produces MMIVINKKKLKKVIIGLIAVILIVISGLYFMKRETKPTLNLDVANQPYYQGTKVKSGYVALTCNVDLGWESEYVEGILEALKKEDVKITFNVTGRWAENNKELLLKIKEEGHEIGNHGHKHLDYANLSYEENLEQIKTSKKIIEDIIKEETKFFQAPSGSFGDNTVKAAKEMGYTSIKWDIDTIDWKNREEPDVIIERIKKKDIVDNSIVLMHPTNATVQCVDDIINIIRDKGLKPGKLSDVF; encoded by the coding sequence ATGATGATAGTAATCAATAAGAAAAAATTAAAAAAAGTCATTATAGGATTAATAGCAGTTATATTAATTGTAATTTCTGGGTTATACTTTATGAAAAGAGAGACAAAACCAACCTTAAACTTAGATGTAGCAAATCAGCCATACTACCAAGGAACAAAAGTTAAAAGTGGATACGTTGCATTAACTTGCAACGTAGACCTAGGATGGGAAAGTGAATATGTAGAGGGAATACTAGAAGCACTAAAAAAAGAAGATGTAAAGATAACCTTTAATGTAACTGGTAGATGGGCAGAAAACAATAAAGAATTACTTCTAAAAATTAAGGAAGAAGGACACGAAATAGGAAACCATGGACATAAACATTTAGACTATGCAAACTTATCTTATGAAGAAAATTTAGAACAAATAAAAACATCAAAGAAAATAATAGAAGATATAATAAAGGAAGAAACTAAATTTTTCCAAGCACCATCAGGTTCATTTGGGGACAACACTGTAAAAGCAGCAAAAGAAATGGGATATACATCTATAAAGTGGGATATAGACACAATAGACTGGAAAAATAGAGAAGAACCAGATGTTATAATTGAAAGAATTAAGAAAAAAGACATAGTAGATAATAGTATAGTTTTAATGCATCCAACAAATGCAACAGTCCAATGTGTAGATGATATTATAAATATAATTAGGGACAAGGGGTTAAAACCAGGTAAGCTAAGTGATGTATTTTAG